The genomic stretch TGATGGCCCGCTGGCTCCTCCCGATCGGCTTCCTCCTGCCGTTGGGCACCGGCCTCGTCCACCTCCACAACCTCGACTCCCATTATTACGGCCCCTCCGTCGCCCTCGGCTTGACCGCTCTTTCTTCCACCGCGCTCTTCTGCCTCGCCGTCTGGTTCTGCGCCCGGGGATTGAACCAGACCTACGGCAAGCTCCGCCGCCGGGAGCGGCTCTACGCCGTTCTCAGCGAATGCAACCAAAGCATCATCCGCCTCTCCGACCGGGCCCCCCTCTTCGAGACCATCTGCCGCAGCCTCGTCGAGACCGGGGAATTCCAGGCCGCCTGGGTGGCCGAGCGGACGGCCCCCGCCCAGGGGGCACGGGACCACTTCCTCGTCTTCACCGCCCGGGGCCTCGGGGCCGAGACCCTGCGGGAGGAAACCGCCATCGCCCCCCATCCCGGCGGCCCACGGGAGCACCCCCTCCTGCGGGCGATCTCGGAGAACGGCCGGATCGACCTCGAGGCCTCGCCCCACGCCGCCCCGTGGGACCGCCTCGTCCCGTCGGAGCGGCCCGGCTCCCTCGCCATCTGCCCGCTCTACCTCCACGACCAGGTCGACGCCCTCCTCGTCGTCCACTGCGCCCGGAAGGACGTCCTCGACGCCGACAACCGCCGCCTCCTCGACGAGGTCGCCGGGGACATCTCCCATGCCCTGACGCTGATGAACGAACGCCGGATCCATCGCCAGGCCGAGGAGCGCCTCCACGAGACGACCAGCCGCCTCGGCGAGGCCCTTGCGAAGAACCCGACCCTCTTCTACTCCCTCCAGGTCGGCACCGGGAAAAACGGCGGGATCGTCCCCGACTACATCAGCGAGAACGTCAACGGCATCCTCGGCTACAGCGTCGACGAGGCGATGCGGCCTTCCTGGTGGACCGCCCATCTCCATCCCGACGACCACGACCGCCCCGGAAGCCTCTCCCTGCCGCCGCCCGACCGGAACACCGTGACGCGGGACTTCCGGTTCCAGGCCAACGACGGCTCCTACGTCTGGATCCGGGACGAGCAGCGGGCCATCCGCGATGCCGAGGGGCGTCCGGTGAAGCTCGTCGGCTCGTGGAGCGACATCACGGAGCGGATCCACCTGGAGGAACAGTTCCGCCACACGCAGAAGTTCGAGTCGCTCGGGCGGCTCACCGGCGGCGTCGCCCACGACCTGAACAACATCCTCACCGTCATCGACGGCCATGCCTCCCTGCTGGAGACCGACTGTTCCGAGGAATCGCGGGAATCGATCGAGGAGATCCTCCAGGCGACGAACCGGGCCACCCGGTTGACGCGGCAGCTCCTCACCTTCAGCCGGAAGCAATTCATCGAGCCGAAGAACCTCAACCTGAACACCGTCATCGGCGACATGGGGAAGATGCTCCGCCGGAGCGTCGGCGAGGACATCGACATCCTCTTCGAGACCGACGCCACCCTCCCCACCATCTTCGCCGACGAGGGGATGATCGAGCAGATACTCCTGAACCTCGTCGTGAACGCCCGCGACGCGATGCCGAAGGGAGGGGTCATCCGCATCGGCACCGCCCGGACCCGGCTGGAACGGAGCCACGCCTCGATCGACGGCGAGGTCGCCCCGGGCGATTACGTCCGCTTCTCCGTCTCCGATACCGGCTGCGGCATCCCCTCCTCCCATCTCCTGAAGATCTTCGACCCCTTCTTCACGACGAAGGACCCCGACAAGGGAACCGGCCTCGGCCTCGCCACGGTGCGGAACATCGTCCGCCAGCACGGCGGCACCCTCACCGTCGCGAGCGAGCCCGACCGGGGGACGACGTTCCACATCTACCTCCCCGTCGCCGCCGCCGTCCCCCTCCCCGCCCGGGAGAAGCAGGAGAAGCTGAAATCGGTGAAGAAAGAGAGCGGCGCGGTGATCCTCCTCGTCGAGGACGACGCCGCCGTGCGGAGCATGATGAAGTCGATCCTCACCCACGTCGGCCACCAGGTGATCGAGGCCCCCACCGCGCTCGAGGCGATCAAGGCCTACGAGACCACCTCCCAGGGGATCGACCTCCTCCTCGCCGACGTCGTCCTCCCCGGCGGAATCAGCGGGCGCGACCTGGCCCAGCAACTCCGCGCCATCCAGGACGACCTCCCCGTCCTCTACGTCACCGGCTACGCGACCCTTCCGAAGGAATACGGCTTCCGCGACGAAGAGAACCGCGACTTCCTGCGCAAGCCGTTCACTAGCGTCGATCTCATTGAAAACGTGCGAGCCCGATTGGCTGGAGCGCTAAAACCGGTCTAGCAGCCACTCTCCAACCCCGCTGCTCGGGGAAAGGGATCGCGGGCCGGGGTCGCCCTTCGGGCAGGGTACAATCGCTTCGCCTCCCTGTACAGGGGATGTAACCCGCGCGTTTGAACGAACGGAGGGGCACGCCCCTCCGGACCCTCCTGTCTGATGGGCCGTGGTGTAGATAAGGCGTTATCCTAAAGGCCTGTCTTCCATATGCTCGCTCTACTCCGCTGAATCCAACCTCGATGGGGAGCCATGGCCCGTGGGAAGACGACGGAACCGAAGCGGTTGGAACGAATCTAGGGCTTCGACTTTTTCCCAGGGCTCTTCTTCGGAATCTTATACACCACCGGGGAAACCTTCTCCCCACGGCTCCTCGGCTCGATCTTGTCGATCCCCAACTGCTTCTTCAGCTCGGAGATCTGATCCCGCAGCAACGCCGCCTTCTCATACTCCAGCTTCGACGACGCCTCGATCATCTCCCCCTGCAACTCCTTGAGCAGGTCGGCCGCGTCGAACTGCCCCGCCCCCTCCTTCAACGCCATCCGGGCCGAGACCCCGCCGCCCTGCCGCCCGCCTTCCTGGGAGACGAGGCGGAGGCTTTCCTGAACGGCGCGACGGACACTCTTCGGAGTGATGTGGTGCTCGGTGTTGTATTCGATCTGCCGCTTCCGGCGATAGGAGGTGATGTTCAGGAGGGCCTGCATCGAGCGGGTCGTCGAGTCGGCATAGAGGATCACCCTCCCGTTCACGTGCCGGGCGGCGCGGCCCGCCATCTGGATCAGCGATTTCTCGGAGCGGAGGTAACCCTCCTTGTCGGCGTCGAGGATGCCGACGAGGGAGACTTCGGGAAGGTCGAGGCCCTCCCGCAGCAGGTTGATCCCGACGAGGACGTCGAATTCCCCCGCCCGGAGGCCGCGCAGGATCTCGACCCGCTCGATCGTGTCGACCTCGGAATGGAGGTAGCGGACCCGGATGCCGAGGTCGCTGAGGTATTGGGTGAGGTCCTCCGCGGTCCGCTTCGTCAGCGTCAGGACGAGGGAACGCTCGTCCTTCTCGACCCGCTTGCGGACCTCCTCCATCATGTCGTCGATCTGGCTCTTCAGCGGGCGGACCTCGATCTCGGGATCGAGGAGGCCGGTGGGCCGGATGATCTGCTCGACGACGTCGCCGCGGGTCCGGTTCAGCTCGTAATCGCCCGGCGTCGCCGAGACGAAGAGCCGCTGGCCGGTGATCGCCTCGAACTCGGGGAAGTTCAGCGGCCGGTTGTCGAGCGCCGAGGGAAGGCGGAATCCGTGGTCGACGAGGACGCTCTTGCGGGCCTTGTCCCCGGCGAACATCCCGCCGATCTGCGGCACGGTGGCGTGCGATTCGTCGATGACGGTGAGGAAATCCTTCGGGAAGAAGTCGATCAGCGTGTGGGGCCGGGAGCCGGCAGGACGCCCGGCGAGGTGGCGGGAGTAGTTCTCGATCCCGTTGCAGAAACCCATCTCCTCCATCAGCTCGAGGTCGTAGGTCGTCCGCATCTTGATCCGCTGGGATTCGAGGAGCTTCCCCTGCTTCTCCAGCTCGTCGATGCGGGCGAGCATCTCCTGCCGGATCGCCACGGTGGCGCGCTGGAGCTTCTCGAAGGGGGTGACGTAATGGCGGGCCGGAAAGAGGATGATCCGGTCGATCCGCTCCAGCGTCTCGCCGGTCAGGGGATCGATCCGGGTGAGGCGCTCGATCTCGTCGCCGAAGAACTCGATCCGCAGCGCCCACTCCTCGGTGGCGGGGCCGACCTCGACGACGTCGCCCCGGACGCGGAACTTCCCCCGGGCGAGCTCGAAGTCGCCCCGCTCGTAATGGATCTCGACGAGCTTTGTGAGGAGCTGCTCCCGGGTCAGCTTCATGCCCACGTCGACGGGGCAGATCATCATCGCGTAGTCCTCGGGGGAACCGAGGCCGTAGATGCACGAGACGCTGGCGACGACGACGACGTCCCGCCGCGTCAGGAGGGCGCTCGTCGCGGAGAGGCGCATCCGCTCGATCTCCTCGTTGAGGGAGGAATCCTTCTCGATGTAGGTGTCGCTCGCCGGGATGTAGGCCTCGGGCTGGTAGTAATCGAAGTAGGAGACGAAGTACTCGACGGCGTTCTTCGGGAAGAACTGCCGGAACTCGCTGTAGAGCTGGGCCGCCAGCGTCTTGTTGTGGCAGATGACGAGGGTCGGGCGGTTCAGGTTCGCGATGACGCTCGCCGTCGTGAAAGTCTTCCCGGAACCGGTGACGCCCTGGAGGATCGTGTCCTGTGCCCCGCCCCCGATCCGCGCCGTCAGCTGGCGGATCGCCTCGGGCTGGTCGCCGCAGGCGGCGTAGGGGGATTGGAGGTCGAAGACGTCTTGCGGCATGGGAGACACTCTAAGATGGCTCCTCCCCGGGCAATGTAAAGCGGACGGGGCCGTTTTTCCCTTCCCCCTTTCCTTTCATCCCCGATTGCGGCATCGTCGATCCATGCGCCGCCGTTTTCCCCGGACTCCCCTATCGGCGGAACTTGCCGGGCTCGCGGAGCGGCTGAACCACGGGACGGAAAGCGTCACCCTCGGCCAGATCATCGCCGTCCTCCGGCAGCGGGCCTACATCGGCATCGTCATCCTCCTCGCCGCCCCCTTCTGCCAACCGGTCCCCCTCCCCGGCCTCTCGACCCCCTTCGGCATCGTGATCGCCCTGATCGGCTTCCGCATCGCCCTGGGACGGAAGCCGTGGCTCCCGCCGAAACTCCTCGCCCTCCCCATCTCGAACAAGATCCTCCCGGCGATCCTCGCCGCCGCCAGCCGCCTCGTCGGGCTCGCCGAGAAGGTTCTGCGGCCCCGCTTCGACGCGCTGATCGTCCCCCGCTTCCTCCGATCGATCTACGGGGCGCTCATCTGCATCTCGGGGCTCCTCCTGCTCCTCCCCCTGCCGATCCCCTTTACCAACTGGTTCCCCGCCGTCACCATCGTCCTCCTCGCCGCCTCCCTCCTGGAACGGGACGGCCTCATGGCGATGGGCGGGGTGACCTTCTTCCTCCTCACCCTCACGTTCTTCGGCATCCTCTACTTCAGCGGCTCCACCGCGATCAAGGGCGTCAGCACGCTCTTCAACTAAACCGCCCCCTTTCCTCATGAATCCCCCCCTCCCCTCCACCCGGCAGCGCCGCTGGGGCCGCTTCCTCTTCCTCAGCCGCTGGCTCCAGGCCCCGCTCTACCTCGGCCTCATCGTGGCGCAGGGCGTCTATGTCTACTGCTTCCTCGCGGAGCTCTACCACCTCGTCACCGGGGCGGGACACCTCGGCGAAAAGGAAGTCATGATGATCGTCCTCGGCCTGATCGACGTCGTGATGATCGCGAACCTCCTCATCATGGTGATCATCGGCGGCTACGAGACCTTCGTCTCCCGCCTCTATCTGGAAGACCATCCCGACCAGCCCGAATGGCTCTCCCACGTCAACGCGGGGGTCCTGAAGGTGAAGCTCGCCACCGCCCTCATCGGCATCTCGTCGATCAACCTCCTCGAGACCTTCATCAAGCTCGGGAGCCACGAAGGCGGCATGGCCGCCGGGGGCGTCGCCGGGAACGAGGTCTTCTGGCAGATCATGGTCCACCTCACCTTCGTCGCCTCGGCGATCCTCCTCGCCTGGACCGACCGCATCACGACGCAGACCTCGCTGCTCGGCCACACGGACCCGACCGAGGCCAAGTAAAAACGCTAAGTAAAAATGCTTAGAGGAATACGATAGCCGTATGACGAGAACTCCCTTAATTATCCCTCTTCTACATTATGGAAGTGGGCAAAGGGGATGGGGTGGTATTGAAGGCGGGCGAAATTCTGTTTCGCGAGGGAGATCCGTGGGATGGCCTTTATCTGATCAAAAGCGGTACGGCCGAAGTCTTTCGTGAACGGAGCGGGCAGACGATCCGCCTCTCGACCCTCGGAGCGAGGGAATTCATCGGGACGGTGACGATCTTCACGCGGGAACCCCGGACTGCGGGCGTCCGCGCCCTCACCGACCTCTCCCTCCAGTTCTTCAATGCGGAGTTCGTCCACCAGAACTTCGGCTTCAACAACCCGGCGATCAGCGGCCTCCTGAAAGACGTCGTCTCCCGGCTGAAGGACATCAACCTTCGCTTCACCGACACCGTCCTCGAGCTCGGCTCGACCCGGCCCGTCTGGCACACGGTCCTGAGGCACGCCCGGCAGCTCGCCTATTTCCTGATCCTCCGCATCCGCGCGGCAGGCATCCTCCACGAGGGGCGGACCTGCGTCCCCACCGAGGGCCTCGCCGCCACCCAGAACCATCTCTTTTACTTCAGCGAAACCTATGGGTCGGCCCTCCTCCGGCTCCTGGTGACCTCGGGGCTCCTCACCGTCGCCGAGGTGCCGGGCTACGGCCCCTGCCTGATCGATCCCTCGATCCCGAAGCTCCAGTCGTTCCTCGATTTCACCAAGCACGTCGAAACCCTGGAGGTGATCACCCTGAGCTCGACCGAGACCGATCTCCTCCCCGTCATCGAGCTCCTGGAGGAACTGATGGTCTCCCCCGACTTCGGCCCCGTCTTCCCCCTCGACAAGCTCCTCCCCCTCGTCGTCCCCCTGCGCCGGACGGCGACGCCGATGGAAACCTTCTCGGCCCTCGCGACCCACCGGTTCCTCGCCCTCGTCGACGGCGGGCAGGTGAGGCTCGACTGCCCCCGGATTCTCCAATACGTCCATTTCAACACGCTCCTGGCGGAGGCTTGCGCGATGGAGCCGGAGCTCGAGGAGGTCTGACCCTTCCCGCGACCAAAGAAAAAGGCCGACCCTTTCGGGTCGGCCTTTTTTTGCGGAACGGTGCCGGGGGTTAGAAACCGCCCATGCCTCCCATGCCGCCCATTCCACCCATGCCGCCGCCGCCGTGGGCGGGAGCGGAGGCTTCCTTCTCGGGCAGCTCGACGATGACCGCCTCGGTGGTGAGGAGGAGACCGGCGATCGAGGCCGCGTTCTGGAGGGCCGAGCGGGTCACCTTCGTCGGATCGACGACGCCGGCCTTGATAAGGTCGACATACTGACCGGTCGCGACGTTGTAGCCTTCGTTGCCCTTGCGGTTCTTCACTTCGTTGACGATGACGCTGCCTTCGCCGCCCGCGTTCGCGACGAGCGTGCGGAGGGGCTCCTCGACGGCGCGCTTGATGATCTGGGCGCCGACGAACTCGTCGTCCTGCAGCTCAAGCTTGTCGACGGCCTTCTGGGCGCGGATGAGGGCGAGGCCGCCGCCGGGGACGATCCCTTCCTCGACCGCCGCGCGGGTGGCGTGGAGGGCGTCCTCGACGCGGGCCTTCTTTTCCTTCAGCTCGGTCTCGGTCGCCGCGCCGATGTTGATGACGGCGACGCCGCCCGCGAGCTTCGCGAGGCGTTCCTGAAGCTTTTCCTTGTCGTAATCGCTGGTGGTTTCCTCGATCTGGCGGCGGATCTGGCCGACGCGGCTGGCGATGTCGGACGACTTGCCCGCGCCCTCGATGATCGTGGTGTTCTCCTTGTCGATGACGATCCGCTTCGCGCGGCCGAGGTCGGTGAGCTCGATGCTCTCGAGCTTGATGCCGAGGTCTTCGGTGATGAGCTTGCCGCCCGTGAGGATGGCGATGTCTTCCATGATCGCCTTGCGACGGTCGCCGAAGCCGGGCGCCTTCACCGCCGCGACCTGGAGCGTGCCGCGGAGCTTGTTGACGACGAGGGCCGAGAGGGCCTCGCCCTCCACGTCCTCGGCGATGATCACGAAGGGCTTGCTGCTCTTCGCGACCTTTTCGAGGATGGGGAGGAGGTCCTTGAGGCTCGAGATCTTCTTCTCGAAGAGGAGGACGTAGGCGTTCTCGAGGACCGCTTCCAGGGCCTCGACGTCGGTGACGAAGTAGGGGGAGAGGTAGCCCTTGTCGAACTGCATCCCCTCGACAACCTCGAGGGTCGTCTCGATGCTCTTCGCTTCCTCGACGGTCACGGTGCCGTCCTTGCCGACCTTGTCGAGCGCGTCGGCGATGATCTGGCCGATCGTCGTGTCCCAGTTGGCGGAGACGGTGGCGACCTGCTGGATCTCCGACTTGTCCTTCACCTTCTTGGAGATCCGGCCGAGCTCGGCAACGATGGCCTCGACGGCCTTGTCGATGCCGCGCTTGAGGCTCGTCGGGTTCGCCCCGGCGGTGACGTTCTTCAGGCCTTCCTTGTAGATGGCCTCGGCGAGGACGGTCGCCGTGGTGGTGCCGTCACCGGCGATGTCGCTGGTCTTCGAGGCGACTTCGCGGACGAGCTGCGCGCCGACGTTCTCGTAGGGGTCGGAGAGCTCGATCTCCTTGGCGACGCTGACGCCGTCTTTGGTGATCGTGGGGGAGCCGAATTTCTTGTCGAGGATGACGTTGCGGCCCGCGGGCCCGAGGGTCGCCTTGACGGCGCGGCTGAGCTGCTCGACGCCGCGCAGGATCGCGTGGCGGGCAGCCTCGTCGAAGAGGAGTTGTTTGGAAGCCATGAGGATGTGGAGTGGTGGGTTTTAAATGGATGAAGCGAAATTAGGCGAGGATCGCGAGGATGTCGTCTTCGCGGAAGATCTGGTAGGTCTCGCCGTCGATCTTGATCTCGGTGCCGCCGTACTTGCTGACGAGGACCTTGTCGCCCTTCTTGACCGAGACGGGGAAACGGTTCCCCTTCTCGTCGAGCTTGCCCGCGCCGACGGCGACGACCTTCGCTTCCTGGGGCTTTTCCTTGGCGCTGTCGGGGATGATGATACCGCTCTTGCTGACGTCCTTCGCTTCGAAGGGCTGGACGACGACGCGGTCGCCGAGGGGACGGATGTTGATGGCCATAGTGGTGATTTGTCTGGTGTGGAGTTTAAAGTGAGGGCGGAAGAGGGATGAGCCTCTTCCGCCCGGATGGGGTCGGGAGCGGAGGGAAGGGAAGAATTACTTCTTCTTTTCCTTGTCCTTGTCGATGACCTCGAAGTCGGCGTCGATCACGTCGGCCGGCTTTTCCTTCGGGGTTTCGCCCGTGTCGTGGCCGTGGACTTCGCCTTCGGGCGAGCCCGAATCGGCCTTCGCCGCGGCAGCCTTGTACATCTCGATCGAGATGGCCTGGACCTTCTCGTTGAGGTCGTCGACGGCGGCCTTCAGGGTCTCGTCGTTCGTCCCCTTCAGTTCCTCGCGGACCTTGGCGACGGCGGCCTCGACTTCGGTCTTCTTCGCCTCGTCGATCTTGTCGGCCTGATCCTTGAGGAGCTTCTCGGCCTGGTAGGCGGCGTTGTCGGCGGTGTTGCGGAGCTCGATCGCCTCCTTGGCCTTTTTATCGGCCTCGGCGAACTGCTCGGCTTCCTTCGTCATCTTCTCGACCTCTTCCTTGGAGAGGCCGCTCGAACCGGTGATGGAGATCTTCTGCTCCTTGCTCGTGCCGAGGTCCTTGGCCGAGACGTGGAGGATGCCGTTCGCGTCGATGTCGAAGGTCACTTCGATCTGGGGGACGCCGCGGGGCGCCGGCGGGATGCCGTCGAGGTGGAAGACGCCGAGCTGCTTGTTGTCCTTGGCCATCTGGCGCTCGCCCTGGAGGACCTTCACCTCGACGCCCGGCTGGTTGTCCGAGTAGGTGCTGAAGATCTGGGACTTCCGGGTCGGGACGGTGGTGTTCCGGGGAATCATCGCGGTGGCGATGCCGCCCGCCGTCTCGATGGCGAGGGAGAGCGGGGTGACGTCGAGGAGGAGGACGTCCTTCACGTCGCCCTTGAGGACGCCGCCCTGGATCGCCGCGCCGATGGCGACGACTTCGTCGGGGTTCACGCCCTTGTGGGGTTCCTTCTTGATGAGCTTGCGGGCCGTCTCGACGACCTTCGGCATGCGGGTCATGCCGCCGACGAGGACGAGCTCGTCGATCTGGTCGGCGTTGAGCTTCGAGTCGTTGAGGCAGGCCGTGACCGGCTTCAGCGTCCGCTCCGCGAGGGCGTCGGTGAGCTGCTCGAGCTTCGCGCGGGTGATCTTCTTCTGGATGTGCTTCGGGCCGGAGGCGTCGGCCGTGATGAAGGGGAGATTGATCTCGTAGTCCTGGGCGGAGGAGAGGGCGATCTTCGCCTTTTCCGACTCTTCCTTCAGGCGCTGGACGGCGTCGGGCTGGCCCTTGAGGTCGATGCCGGACTCGGTCTTGAACTCGGCGAGGAGCCAGTCCATGACCGCGTTGTCCCAGTCATCGCCGCCGAGGTGGGTGTCGCCGTTGGTCGCCTTCACCTCGAAGACGCCGTCGCCGATCTCGAGGACCGAGATGTCGAACGTGCCGCCGCCGAGGTCATAGACGGCGATCTTCTCGTCCTTCTTCTTGTCGAGGCCGTAGGCGAGGGAGGCGGCCGTCGGCTCGTTGATGATGCGCTGGACTTCGAGGCCCGCGATCTTGCCCGCGTCCTTGGTCGCCTGGCGCTGGCTGTCGTTGAAGTAGGCGGGGACCGTGATGACGGCCTGGGTGATCGTCTCGCCGAGCTTGGCTTCGGCGTCGGCCTTCAGCTTCATGAGGATGAAGGCGGAAATTTCCTGGGGAGAGTAGGTCTTCTTTTCGCCGGCGACCTCGATCTCGATGGCGCAATCGCCGTTCTTCGCCTCGACGACCTTGTAGGGAACGCGCTTCAGCTCTTCCTTCACTTCGGCGAACTTGCGCCCCATGAACCGCTTCGCGGAGAAGATGGTGTTCTTCGCGTTCGTGACGCCCTGGCGCTTCGCGGCCTGGCCGACGAGACGTTCGCCCGACTTCGTGAATGCCACGATCGAGGGCGTGGTGCGTGCCCCTTCGGAGTTTTCGAGAACCACGGGCTGTCCCCCTTCCATGATTGCCATGCAGGAGTTGGTGGTACCAAGGTCGATGCCTAAAATGTGTGCCATGCTTTATATCCTGCAACTATCGTTCCATGGCAGGATCAATTTGATCCAACTCCGCATAAACGGGTTATGGAGTTTATAGGGAAAACCCGGCAGCCCAAGCGGGCCATTCCTACCCAGCGATTGAGTCAAAATGACTCCCCTTCCCGCCTACATTCCGGGAAGGAAATCGAGCTGATCGGCGACGAGGTAGAGCTTTTTCGGGTCGTTGGGGTAGGCGACGAGGGTCCCGCTGACGGTGAAGAGGACCTGGGAGAAATCGCCCAGCTCGCCGAGTTCCTCCTGGATCGACCGGGGAAGCTTCTCCGCCACCACCTCGAGGGAATCCCATCCGCTCCGCATCTCGAAGCGGAACGGGGCGGCGGTGAAGCGCTCGAAGGAGCCGCTGAGGAGGACGGTCTTGCCGACGTACTTGTCGGGCTCAGCCAGGACCTTGTCGTAGGGAAGCGGCTTGGGCTTTTTCGCCTCGCCGTCCTGCGGGGTCTCCTCGGCGGTCTTCGGGGGTTCGGGGAAGGAGACCGATTGGGCGTCGAGCATGAAGCGGTTCGGCTTCGCCGGGTCGGTGCGGACAATCCCGGTGACCTTCATCGACTGGCCGGAGAACTGGGGCTCGTTGAGGAAACGCTTGCGAAGGTCGTCGGAGAGGTGGCTGAAGTTGACCAGGATCGAGTCGAGGCCCCGCCAGAGGGTGAATTGCTCCCGGTTCGGCTCGCGGAAGTCGAAGCGGCCCTCCATCGTCACGATGCTGTTCAGGTAGCGTTGGGAAAAATGGCCGATCTGGGCGTAGGAGGCGATGCCGACCTCGACGG from Verrucomicrobium sp. GAS474 encodes the following:
- the dnaK gene encoding molecular chaperone DnaK; the protein is MAHILGIDLGTTNSCMAIMEGGQPVVLENSEGARTTPSIVAFTKSGERLVGQAAKRQGVTNAKNTIFSAKRFMGRKFAEVKEELKRVPYKVVEAKNGDCAIEIEVAGEKKTYSPQEISAFILMKLKADAEAKLGETITQAVITVPAYFNDSQRQATKDAGKIAGLEVQRIINEPTAASLAYGLDKKKDEKIAVYDLGGGTFDISVLEIGDGVFEVKATNGDTHLGGDDWDNAVMDWLLAEFKTESGIDLKGQPDAVQRLKEESEKAKIALSSAQDYEINLPFITADASGPKHIQKKITRAKLEQLTDALAERTLKPVTACLNDSKLNADQIDELVLVGGMTRMPKVVETARKLIKKEPHKGVNPDEVVAIGAAIQGGVLKGDVKDVLLLDVTPLSLAIETAGGIATAMIPRNTTVPTRKSQIFSTYSDNQPGVEVKVLQGERQMAKDNKQLGVFHLDGIPPAPRGVPQIEVTFDIDANGILHVSAKDLGTSKEQKISITGSSGLSKEEVEKMTKEAEQFAEADKKAKEAIELRNTADNAAYQAEKLLKDQADKIDEAKKTEVEAAVAKVREELKGTNDETLKAAVDDLNEKVQAISIEMYKAAAAKADSGSPEGEVHGHDTGETPKEKPADVIDADFEVIDKDKEKKK